A genomic region of Thermotoga sp. Ku-13t contains the following coding sequences:
- a CDS encoding cupin domain-containing protein has product MNVFAQIDQVTPKKVKEGIEMRVLVWAGNMMMTHVTFKKGSVGDLHSHPHEQISYVVEGEFIYRVGEEKYHMKAGSAIYVPGNVKHQVEALTDAILLDVFTPIREDYLPQSV; this is encoded by the coding sequence ATGAACGTGTTCGCGCAGATCGATCAGGTAACTCCAAAGAAGGTCAAGGAAGGCATCGAAATGAGGGTGCTCGTGTGGGCTGGAAACATGATGATGACGCACGTCACCTTCAAAAAGGGTAGCGTCGGAGACCTTCACAGCCATCCTCACGAACAGATCAGCTACGTTGTGGAGGGAGAATTCATCTACAGAGTCGGAGAAGAGAAGTACCACATGAAGGCAGGTTCGGCCATCTACGTGCCAGGTAACGTGAAGCATCAGGTGGAAGCCCTCACAGATGCGATTCTTCTGGACGTCTTCACACCCATAAGGGAAGATTATCTACCACAATCTGTGTGA
- the kduD gene encoding 2-dehydro-3-deoxy-D-gluconate 5-dehydrogenase KduD, translating to MHVLESFSLKGKIAIVTGSSKGLGQAMAIALAEAGADIVGVSRSKEQQQETKKAVESLNRKYLAIELDLNQTERVTTIVDMAVEEFGTVDILVNNAGIIRRAPILEYSKKDWDEVMNVNLKSVFLLSQKFARYLIEHNKRGKIINVASLLSFQGGIYTTAYTASKHGLLGLTRIFANELAKYGINVNAIAPGYMVTDNTEALRKDEKRYNEILSRIPMGRWGLPEDLKGAVVFLASSASDYVTGSVIFVDGGWMSR from the coding sequence ATGCACGTGCTCGAGAGCTTTTCGCTGAAGGGCAAGATCGCCATCGTGACGGGATCTTCGAAAGGTTTGGGCCAGGCGATGGCGATCGCGCTGGCAGAAGCCGGGGCAGACATCGTCGGAGTGAGCAGATCGAAAGAGCAGCAACAGGAAACGAAGAAAGCGGTAGAATCTCTGAATAGAAAATATTTAGCCATCGAGCTGGATCTGAACCAGACTGAAAGGGTCACAACGATCGTCGATATGGCCGTGGAAGAGTTCGGTACGGTGGACATACTGGTCAACAACGCCGGGATAATAAGGCGCGCCCCAATCCTCGAGTACAGCAAAAAGGACTGGGACGAAGTGATGAATGTGAATCTGAAATCTGTCTTTCTTCTTTCGCAGAAGTTCGCGAGGTATCTGATCGAGCACAACAAGAGAGGAAAGATCATCAACGTGGCGTCCTTGCTCTCGTTTCAGGGTGGCATTTACACCACCGCATACACCGCTTCGAAGCACGGTCTACTCGGATTGACAAGAATTTTTGCGAACGAACTGGCGAAGTACGGCATCAACGTGAACGCGATCGCACCAGGCTACATGGTCACAGACAACACCGAAGCACTCAGAAAGGATGAAAAGAGGTACAACGAGATACTCTCCAGAATTCCCATGGGCAGGTGGGGATTGCCGGAAGATCTCAAGGGCGCGGTGGTGTTTCTGGCAAGCTCCGCTTCCGATTACGTGACGGGTTCTGTCATCTTTGTGGATGGAGGGTGGATGAGCAGATGA
- the iolB gene encoding 5-deoxy-glucuronate isomerase, protein MNQYFLRVNEGTHFVSEPPQNGMKYLGFERIVLSPGNFHVSNSQDFEIFLVVLGGRCTVKVKDRIFENIGERRNVFSGKPYAVYIPPRMDFSIEVLGFGCEVALAKALVGEAAKIEPYLITPSQVNSGKWGISNYSRTFHQIAVDEKHPAVKLMVGETFTPSGNWSTYPPHRHERHNPPEEVFLEEIYYYRVDHPKGWGLARHYSDDGTIDFAGVIKDNTLHLIPKGYHTAVAAPGFTVYYLWFLAGEERVQFPYVDPDMRFIDQATKMIKNIEDNLSL, encoded by the coding sequence ATGAACCAGTATTTCCTGAGAGTAAATGAAGGAACGCATTTTGTGAGTGAACCACCTCAAAACGGGATGAAGTATCTGGGATTTGAAAGGATCGTTCTTTCCCCCGGGAATTTCCACGTTTCGAACAGCCAAGATTTTGAAATCTTTCTCGTTGTGCTCGGTGGAAGGTGCACGGTAAAGGTGAAAGACAGGATCTTCGAGAACATCGGTGAAAGAAGGAACGTCTTTTCTGGCAAACCCTACGCAGTCTACATACCGCCAAGAATGGATTTTTCCATCGAAGTACTCGGTTTTGGCTGTGAAGTTGCGCTTGCCAAAGCGCTGGTAGGTGAAGCTGCAAAGATCGAACCTTATTTGATAACTCCTTCTCAGGTGAACAGCGGCAAATGGGGTATTTCGAATTATTCGAGGACGTTCCACCAGATAGCTGTCGATGAAAAGCACCCCGCAGTGAAGCTCATGGTCGGAGAGACGTTCACACCTTCTGGAAACTGGTCCACCTATCCACCTCACAGGCACGAGCGACACAACCCACCGGAAGAAGTCTTCCTCGAAGAGATCTACTACTACAGGGTGGACCATCCGAAGGGTTGGGGACTGGCAAGGCATTACAGCGACGATGGAACGATAGATTTCGCCGGTGTCATTAAAGACAACACGCTGCACCTCATTCCGAAAGGCTATCACACCGCCGTCGCCGCTCCGGGCTTCACAGTGTACTATCTGTGGTTCCTGGCGGGAGAAGAGAGGGTGCAGTTCCCTTACGTCGATCCAGACATGAGGTTCATCGACCAGGCAACGAAGATGATCAAGAATATCGAAGACAATCTCTCTCTGTGA
- the moaA gene encoding GTP 3',8-cyclase MoaA has protein sequence MSIHRDYFRTLLYNLSGMNDLYGRNVDYLRLSITTECNFDCFFCSSNGSSVDALTLDELRIFSEIFSELGIQSIRLTGGEPLLRSDLPQIVEMLSERFHIFITTNGSRLKDYAKLFKKYGVQSINLSLHSLNEETFYRITRASLSHVLEGLNSALKEKLNVKLNCVVSEHNVDEIPELVRFATKLKLPIRFIELMPIGKDNRAVPLKEIFERLQIFDLKPIDVKLGFGPASYYVTKDGNYVGIIAALSKNFCETCNKVRLSSDGKLYPCLGSNFYIDLRQILMQGSREKLVEAVKTAIESKPLKHVMNEEQVPNSMRQLGG, from the coding sequence ATGTCAATTCACAGAGATTACTTTCGAACCTTGCTGTATAATCTTTCTGGCATGAACGATCTGTACGGAAGGAACGTGGATTATCTTCGTCTCTCCATCACAACGGAATGCAACTTCGACTGTTTCTTCTGTTCTTCGAACGGCTCGTCTGTTGATGCTCTGACGCTGGACGAGCTTCGAATCTTTTCTGAGATTTTCTCTGAACTCGGCATTCAAAGCATCAGGCTCACCGGTGGAGAACCGTTGCTCAGAAGTGACCTTCCCCAGATAGTTGAGATGCTCTCGGAACGTTTTCACATCTTCATCACGACGAACGGCTCGAGGTTGAAAGATTACGCGAAACTGTTCAAAAAGTACGGGGTGCAGTCAATCAACCTCTCGCTGCACAGCCTCAACGAAGAGACCTTTTACAGAATCACGAGAGCGAGCCTGAGCCACGTTCTGGAAGGTCTGAACAGCGCCTTGAAGGAAAAACTGAACGTCAAACTGAACTGCGTCGTGAGCGAGCACAACGTTGATGAGATTCCCGAGCTGGTCCGTTTCGCGACGAAGTTGAAGTTGCCCATAAGGTTCATAGAGCTGATGCCCATCGGTAAAGACAACAGGGCTGTTCCGTTGAAGGAGATCTTCGAACGGTTACAGATCTTTGATCTCAAACCGATCGATGTGAAACTCGGCTTCGGCCCGGCGAGTTACTACGTCACGAAGGACGGAAACTATGTTGGCATCATTGCTGCTCTGAGCAAGAACTTCTGTGAAACGTGCAACAAAGTGAGGTTGAGCAGCGACGGAAAGCTCTATCCATGCCTCGGCTCGAATTTTTACATAGATCTCAGACAGATTCTGATGCAAGGTTCCAGGGAAAAACTCGTTGAAGCGGTGAAGACTGCTATTGAGAGCAAACCCTTGAAGCATGTGATGAACGAAGAGCAGGTTCCTAACAGCATGAGACAGCTTGGAGGTTGA
- the moaC gene encoding cyclic pyranopterin monophosphate synthase MoaC, whose amino-acid sequence MEKFSHLDEHGNARMVDVSQKQDTERIAIAQAKVRMKPETLEAILSGHVKKGDVLTVAKIAAIMAAKKTSDLIPLCHNINLSHVDAEFEPDIERGILTIRTTAKCVGKTGVEMEALVAASIAALTVYDMCKAVDRGMVIEEVCLLYKAGGASGEWKK is encoded by the coding sequence ATGGAGAAGTTCTCCCACCTTGATGAGCACGGCAACGCGAGGATGGTGGATGTTTCCCAGAAGCAGGATACAGAAAGGATCGCGATCGCTCAGGCGAAGGTTCGAATGAAACCTGAAACACTCGAAGCGATACTCTCGGGCCATGTCAAAAAGGGTGACGTGCTCACGGTTGCGAAAATCGCCGCGATCATGGCTGCGAAAAAAACGTCCGATCTCATCCCGCTGTGTCACAACATAAATCTTTCTCACGTGGATGCAGAGTTCGAACCGGACATCGAAAGGGGGATTCTGACCATAAGAACCACTGCCAAATGCGTTGGAAAAACGGGTGTCGAGATGGAGGCGCTCGTCGCGGCGTCGATCGCCGCCCTGACAGTTTACGACATGTGCAAGGCCGTTGATCGTGGCATGGTCATCGAGGAAGTCTGCCTTCTGTACAAAGCGGGTGGTGCGTCCGGTGAATGGAAGAAATGA
- a CDS encoding MOSC domain-containing protein: MNGRNELVGVVLSVNVSKVKGVKKVPQEQIILVENHGVLNDAHAGNWHRQVSMLSKSSIDKARIWGIEVSFGDFAENITVDGVDVWKLPIGTKVYINDAVLEVTQIGKECHDRCAIARMVGKCVMPVEGIFLRVLKGGTVKPNDRAVFVLPE, encoded by the coding sequence GTGAATGGAAGAAATGAGCTCGTCGGTGTCGTTCTTTCGGTCAACGTATCGAAGGTGAAGGGTGTGAAGAAGGTTCCTCAAGAGCAGATAATCCTGGTTGAGAACCACGGCGTTCTGAACGATGCGCACGCGGGTAACTGGCACAGACAGGTTTCGATGCTCTCGAAGAGCAGCATCGACAAGGCAAGGATCTGGGGTATAGAGGTTTCTTTCGGTGATTTTGCTGAAAACATCACCGTGGACGGTGTGGACGTGTGGAAACTGCCGATCGGAACGAAGGTTTACATAAACGATGCGGTCCTCGAGGTGACACAGATCGGAAAAGAATGCCACGATCGCTGTGCGATCGCCAGGATGGTAGGAAAATGCGTTATGCCCGTGGAGGGCATCTTTCTGAGAGTACTGAAGGGCGGAACGGTGAAACCGAACGACAGGGCGGTGTTCGTTCTCCCAGAATGA
- a CDS encoding substrate-binding domain-containing protein has product MKKLSILLLLLGSLLFSRQLIVATTTSLYETGLLDALKKLFEERYNVQVVFAAVGSGMALEMGKRGEADLLLVHSPEDEEQFMEEGFGLKRVSFMYSEFVLVGPKEWQQRSFENVLSFMKYIYENRLPFVSRSDGSGTHKKEQQLWHSLGIVPSGKWYHAAGVGMSQTLLIASELAAFCLTDRATFEMLKDKLGLKICHEGDEILKNVYSVILVNPKNGKRVNHEDAEKFFNFLLEDKTLNFIENYTIGGIKPFRVFKK; this is encoded by the coding sequence ATGAAGAAGCTTTCGATCCTTCTGCTCCTTCTCGGAAGTCTTCTCTTCTCCAGGCAGCTCATCGTCGCCACGACCACGAGCCTCTACGAAACGGGCTTGCTCGATGCTTTAAAGAAGCTCTTCGAAGAAAGATACAACGTCCAAGTCGTGTTCGCAGCCGTCGGCAGCGGCATGGCTCTGGAAATGGGAAAAAGAGGAGAGGCGGACCTGCTTTTAGTGCATTCTCCGGAAGATGAAGAGCAGTTCATGGAAGAAGGCTTTGGCTTGAAAAGGGTCAGCTTCATGTACAGCGAATTCGTCCTCGTCGGTCCGAAAGAATGGCAGCAGAGAAGTTTCGAAAACGTTCTGTCTTTCATGAAATACATCTATGAAAACCGGCTGCCCTTCGTCTCCAGATCCGACGGTTCCGGCACGCACAAAAAAGAACAACAGCTCTGGCACAGTCTGGGCATCGTTCCTTCCGGCAAATGGTACCACGCCGCCGGTGTGGGTATGTCTCAAACACTTTTGATCGCCAGCGAACTTGCGGCGTTCTGTCTCACAGACAGGGCCACCTTCGAAATGCTCAAAGACAAACTTGGCCTGAAGATCTGCCATGAGGGTGATGAGATCTTGAAAAACGTCTACAGCGTCATACTCGTCAATCCGAAGAACGGAAAAAGAGTGAACCATGAGGATGCAGAGAAATTCTTCAACTTCCTGCTGGAAGATAAGACGTTGAACTTCATAGAGAACTACACCATTGGTGGTATCAAACCATTCAGGGTGTTCAAAAAATGA
- a CDS encoding ABC transporter permease, with product MSELVEVSLRSIYVNCFATFIAALIGVPLALVLDVSKSRFKNILILVFQTLVGIPPVLVGLLLWLLLSRSGPLGGLNLLFTTTAMIIAQIVIALPIIITISHSHLARVDERIRLLLLTLGANKFQFMAAMLRESLSGVFSAILIAFGRVAGEVGAVMIVGGNILGRTRVLTTSIVLYTNTGQFEKAIFAGLILLSIAFTVNFMANLLSRKAEG from the coding sequence ATGAGCGAGCTCGTGGAAGTTTCTCTCAGATCCATCTACGTGAACTGTTTCGCAACGTTCATCGCCGCACTGATCGGTGTGCCTCTGGCGCTAGTTCTGGACGTTTCGAAGTCTCGCTTCAAAAACATCCTGATCCTCGTTTTTCAAACGCTCGTCGGAATCCCGCCGGTCCTGGTGGGTTTGCTCCTCTGGCTCTTACTTTCAAGGAGCGGGCCATTGGGAGGTTTGAATCTGCTCTTCACCACGACTGCCATGATCATCGCGCAGATCGTCATAGCCTTGCCTATCATCATCACGATCAGTCATTCACACCTCGCAAGGGTGGATGAAAGGATCAGGCTCCTGCTCTTAACACTTGGAGCGAACAAATTCCAGTTCATGGCCGCGATGCTGAGGGAATCTCTTTCAGGTGTGTTTTCTGCGATCCTCATCGCGTTCGGCAGGGTCGCGGGCGAGGTTGGGGCCGTCATGATCGTTGGTGGGAACATCCTCGGTAGAACGCGCGTGCTCACCACGTCGATCGTGCTGTACACGAACACTGGCCAGTTCGAAAAGGCGATCTTTGCTGGTCTGATATTGCTTTCCATTGCCTTCACTGTGAACTTCATGGCTAATCTGCTCTCGAGGAAGGCGGAAGGATGA
- a CDS encoding ABC transporter ATP-binding protein: MNIYSLEELRFSYDGKFLLYIEKFEMDEKRVGIFGPSGSGKTTFLLNLAFLLKGEWKSFRFMGEDVNDASLERFRRLVSYVSQHPVLLKRSVFENIAYPLMLRKFSKQEIRRRVFEIAELFKLEKLLDAKPWQLSGGQARRVCFARALVFEPKLVLLDEPTADLDEDGRRMLDEAMKKFSDRTSFVIVSHDINWLTSVCEKLYVMRNGTLKEYKTKTRKN, from the coding sequence ATGAACATCTACAGTCTTGAAGAGCTCAGGTTCAGTTACGATGGAAAATTCTTGCTGTACATCGAAAAGTTCGAAATGGACGAAAAGCGTGTCGGTATCTTCGGCCCGTCCGGAAGCGGCAAGACCACCTTCCTTCTCAACCTCGCCTTCCTTCTGAAAGGTGAATGGAAAAGCTTTAGATTCATGGGAGAAGATGTGAACGACGCCAGCTTGGAAAGGTTCAGGCGCCTGGTGAGTTACGTATCGCAGCATCCAGTCCTTTTGAAAAGGAGCGTTTTTGAAAACATCGCCTATCCACTGATGTTGAGAAAGTTCTCCAAACAAGAGATTCGGCGACGAGTTTTCGAAATCGCCGAACTGTTCAAGCTTGAAAAGCTCCTCGATGCCAAACCCTGGCAGTTGTCCGGCGGTCAGGCCAGACGCGTGTGCTTCGCGAGGGCCCTGGTGTTCGAACCGAAGCTGGTTCTGCTGGACGAACCCACCGCGGACCTTGACGAAGATGGCAGAAGGATGCTGGACGAAGCAATGAAAAAGTTCTCCGATCGGACCAGTTTCGTGATCGTCTCGCACGACATCAACTGGCTGACCAGCGTGTGTGAGAAACTATACGTGATGAGGAACGGTACGTTGAAGGAATACAAAACGAAAACTCGGAAGAATTGA